The sequence GGCGTGGACGCTGTCCATCCTGATCTCCTTTATCCCGGTGCAGCTGAACTGGCACCAGAccggggaggaggaggtggaagcGAAGTTCACCAGCGGTGGGAACTTCACGCACAGCAGCACCTTCAACGGCAGCTCTGAGGCCAAGAGCTGTGTGGCCAACCTGAACAAAACCTACGCCATCTCCTCGTCCCTCATCAGCTTCTACATCCCGGTGGTGATCATGGTCGCTACCTACACCCGGATCTATCGGATTGCGCAGACCCAAATCCGCCGCATCACGTCTTTGGAGCGGGCGGCAGAGCAGGCGCAGAACCAGGGTTACGGTGTGAACCGgaaccagcagcaacagcagcgcAGGCCCAACGACGAGGCCTCCTTGAAGTCGTCCTTTAAGAAGGAAACCAAAGTCCTGAAGACCCTCTCCATCATCATGGGGGTGTTTGTCTTCTGCTGGCTGCCGTTCTTCGTCCTCAACTGCACCGTCCCGTTCTGCGACCCGCCCTGCGTCAGTGACACCACCTTCACCGTGTTTGTCTGGTTCGGTTGGGCCAACTCCTCCCTCAACCCGGTCATTTACGCATTCAACGCGGACTTCCGCCGGGCCTTCGCCACCATCCTGGGCTGCAACAGGATCTGCTCCAACAACGCGGTAGAGGCGGTGAACTTCAGCAATGAGCTCGTTTCGTACCACCACGACACGACGCTCCACAAGGAGGCGCTGGTCCCcgcacagctgcagcagcatccGCGCACCATCAACGCCGGGTCCGACCACCTGGAGGACGTGAGTGCACAGTTCGATGAGGACTCTCTCGTCTCTAATGGTTCCCGGAGCCACAACAGGCTGCTGCTCCTTCCTGCCACCGCC is a genomic window of Mastacembelus armatus chromosome 15, fMasArm1.2, whole genome shotgun sequence containing:
- the LOC113131916 gene encoding D(1)-like dopamine receptor produces the protein MENYTTWTNFTQVVSKLDGTGGEEEDEEDDGGSGERSSGLRVLIGCILFLLVVSTLLGNTLVCAAVVKFRHLRSKVTNFFVISLAVSDLFVAVLVMPWEAITEVTGTWLFGRFCGVWIAFDIMCSTASILNLCIISVDRYWAIASPFKYERKMTHRVAFVMIGVAWTLSILISFIPVQLNWHQTGEEEVEAKFTSGGNFTHSSTFNGSSEAKSCVANLNKTYAISSSLISFYIPVVIMVATYTRIYRIAQTQIRRITSLERAAEQAQNQGYGVNRNQQQQQRRPNDEASLKSSFKKETKVLKTLSIIMGVFVFCWLPFFVLNCTVPFCDPPCVSDTTFTVFVWFGWANSSLNPVIYAFNADFRRAFATILGCNRICSNNAVEAVNFSNELVSYHHDTTLHKEALVPAQLQQHPRTINAGSDHLEDVSAQFDEDSLVSNGSRSHNRLLLLPATAQFEDDPEISLETITPFTSAAGLESDALIPGQVHQDG